A window of Raineyella sp. W15-4 contains these coding sequences:
- the recR gene encoding recombination mediator RecR has protein sequence MYDGPIQDLITELGQLPGIGPKSAQRIAFHVMSAEKEDVMRLVDALVQVKERINFCTTCFNVSEGDTCSICRDPRRDPALICVVEDAKDVVAIERTREFRGRYHVLGGCISPVNGVGPDQLHIRELVGRLADGAVQEVIIATNPTIEGEATATYLSRLLLPTGLTVSRLASGLPVGGDLEYADEVTLGRAFEGRRALA, from the coding sequence ATCTATGACGGCCCGATCCAGGACCTGATCACCGAGCTCGGTCAGCTGCCCGGGATCGGGCCGAAATCCGCCCAGCGCATCGCGTTCCACGTCATGTCCGCCGAGAAGGAGGACGTGATGCGGTTGGTTGACGCCCTCGTACAGGTCAAGGAGCGGATCAACTTCTGCACCACCTGCTTCAACGTGTCCGAGGGCGACACCTGTTCGATCTGCCGTGACCCGCGGCGCGACCCGGCGCTGATCTGCGTGGTGGAGGACGCGAAGGACGTGGTGGCGATCGAGCGCACCCGGGAGTTCCGCGGCCGCTACCACGTGCTCGGTGGCTGCATCAGTCCGGTCAACGGCGTCGGCCCCGACCAGCTGCACATCCGCGAGCTGGTCGGCCGGCTCGCCGACGGTGCGGTGCAGGAGGTGATCATCGCCACCAACCCGACCATCGAGGGGGAGGCGACGGCGACCTACCTGAGCCGGCTGCTGCTGCCGACCGGACTCACCGTGTCGCGGCTGGCCAGTGGGCTGCCGGTCGGCGGTGACCTGGAGTACGCCGACGAGGTGACCCTCGGCCGGGCCTTCGAGGGGCGTCGTGCCCTCGCCTGA
- a CDS encoding HAD family hydrolase — MFPGDAVPARDVRLVATDLDNTLLRSDRTVSPRADAALRAAAAAGVVVVPVTARQRVGVVAVAPQFLDLADLFGGWAVCSNGALGLDLVTGQRLFEATMSIRAQRDLVVRLTEVVPDVRFCAVRDGGDGFLVEAGYAELCVWSDHSRDPRQMQVVDRTTLTGTPNIKLVARHPVLTARELLAAFRALELPGLRATSSGAPLLEVSAAGVGKAYGLARLTDHLGIGAAQVVALGDGLNDLDMLTWAGLGVAVANAEPELLAVADRVAPGCDEDGFAQVLETLLAGR, encoded by the coding sequence ATGTTCCCGGGCGACGCCGTCCCTGCGCGGGACGTACGGCTGGTGGCGACCGACCTGGACAACACCCTGTTGCGCTCCGATCGGACCGTCAGCCCACGGGCCGACGCCGCACTGCGGGCGGCCGCGGCGGCCGGGGTCGTGGTCGTGCCGGTGACCGCACGGCAACGGGTCGGGGTCGTCGCCGTGGCACCCCAGTTCCTCGACCTCGCCGATCTGTTCGGCGGGTGGGCGGTGTGCTCGAACGGTGCCCTGGGTCTCGACCTGGTCACCGGGCAACGGCTGTTCGAGGCGACGATGAGCATCCGCGCGCAGCGCGACCTCGTCGTCCGGCTCACCGAGGTGGTGCCCGACGTACGCTTCTGCGCGGTCCGTGACGGCGGGGACGGCTTCCTGGTCGAGGCCGGCTATGCCGAGTTGTGCGTGTGGTCCGACCACAGCCGTGACCCGCGGCAGATGCAGGTCGTGGATCGTACGACTCTGACCGGCACCCCGAACATCAAGCTGGTCGCCCGCCACCCGGTGCTGACCGCCCGGGAGCTGCTCGCGGCGTTCCGCGCCCTCGAGTTGCCCGGGCTGCGCGCCACGTCCTCGGGCGCGCCGCTCCTGGAGGTGTCGGCGGCCGGCGTCGGCAAGGCGTACGGGCTCGCGCGGCTCACCGACCATCTCGGTATCGGTGCCGCCCAGGTCGTGGCGCTCGGTGACGGACTGAACGACCTGGACATGCTCACCTGGGCGGGCCTGGGGGTCGCGGTGGCCAACGCCGAGCCCGAACTACTGGCCGTGGCCGATCGGGTCGCACCGGGATGTGACGAGGACGGCTTCGCCCAGGTCCTCGAGACCCTGCTGGCCGGGAGGTAG
- the ileS gene encoding isoleucine--tRNA ligase, giving the protein MTQEIPDTRRVECDPAEQAAQATAAQANAAAEQGHFEGAYHAVPAQIDLPATEHRILDFWAANDVFARSEERTRGGRRWTFFEGPPTANGMPGTHHIEARVFKDIFPRFRTMQGYYVERKAGWDCHGLPVELAVEKELGINGKPEIETYGIEAFNAKCRESVSRHVDAFRELTDRMGYWVDLDHAYWTMNSSYVESVWWSLKEVYDRGLLSQDERVAPYCPKDGTTLSDHEVAQGYEDVVDTTAFVRFPVTSGPYAGTADLVIWTTTPWTLLANTTVAVGPDITYVTATDGDSTVIVAEDNVATALGEGWTVQDRFPGSTMEGWTYQRPFEVVDQPGHAFFVVLEDYVATGEGTGLVHQAMAFGEDDFQSSKRHGIELVNPIGPNGHFYDDLDVVGGMFFKDADKAVLADLERRGLLFGTLDHEHPYPHCWRCHTPLMYYATPSWYIRTTQVKDELLRENEGTTWYPETIKWGRYGDWLRNNVDWALSRTRYWGTPLPIWINDETGDRVCIGSLAELGELAGRDLADLDPHRPYIDEVTFTKPGVPGTYRRVPEVIDAWYDSGSMPFAQWGYPYVDGSQDAFAHAYPADFICEATDQTRGWFYSLMAVGTVVFDRSSYRNVLCLGHILAEDGKKMSKHLGNILEPIPLMDRHGADAVRWFMAASGSPWAARRVGDTAIQEIVRKVLLTYWNSASFLALYAKANDWSPEHTDGTPVELPLAERPVLDRWLVSETNALVRDVTAALEAFDSQRAGQLLAEFVDNLSNWYVRRSRRRFWRGDDSALLTLHDTMEVLTRLMAPMVPFLTEHVWQQLVVPVDRDAAPSVHLTTWPVADAALIDETLDEAMGLARRVVELGRGARAEAKVKIRQPLSRLLIAGDSYARLDEALRAEIADELNVADIASFASAGDLVDYSAKGNFRTLGKRFGKQTPQVAAAIAAADPATLHDALARDGRATVDVDGGIQVGPDEVLITERPRAGWSVLNEQGETVALDLELTPELVKAGVARDVIREVQEARKTSGFEVSDRITLVWSVDGDAAGAAPTAGSAGAKTGAAVREHAALIADEVLAVEMSEGAVPAGGFSIEELGLRFTVARRG; this is encoded by the coding sequence ATGACCCAGGAGATCCCGGACACGCGGCGGGTGGAGTGTGACCCGGCTGAGCAGGCGGCCCAGGCCACCGCCGCACAGGCGAACGCGGCGGCCGAGCAGGGGCACTTCGAGGGTGCCTACCACGCGGTCCCGGCACAGATCGACCTGCCCGCGACGGAACACCGGATCCTCGACTTCTGGGCCGCGAACGACGTGTTCGCCCGGTCCGAGGAGCGGACCCGCGGTGGCCGGCGGTGGACCTTCTTCGAGGGCCCGCCGACGGCCAACGGCATGCCCGGCACCCACCACATCGAGGCGCGTGTCTTCAAGGACATCTTCCCGCGGTTCCGGACGATGCAGGGCTACTACGTCGAGCGCAAGGCCGGCTGGGACTGCCACGGCCTGCCGGTGGAGCTCGCTGTCGAGAAGGAACTCGGCATCAACGGCAAGCCGGAGATCGAGACGTACGGCATCGAGGCGTTCAACGCCAAGTGCCGCGAGTCGGTCAGCCGCCACGTCGACGCCTTCCGCGAACTCACCGACCGGATGGGCTACTGGGTCGACCTGGACCACGCCTACTGGACGATGAACTCCTCCTACGTCGAGTCGGTCTGGTGGTCGCTGAAGGAGGTCTACGACCGGGGCCTGCTCTCCCAGGACGAGCGGGTCGCGCCCTACTGCCCCAAGGACGGCACCACACTCTCCGACCACGAGGTCGCCCAGGGCTACGAGGACGTCGTCGACACCACCGCGTTCGTCCGGTTCCCGGTCACCTCCGGGCCGTACGCCGGCACCGCCGACCTGGTGATCTGGACCACGACACCGTGGACGCTGCTGGCCAACACCACCGTGGCGGTCGGCCCCGACATCACGTACGTGACCGCCACCGACGGGGACTCGACGGTGATCGTCGCCGAGGACAACGTGGCGACCGCGCTCGGCGAGGGCTGGACCGTGCAGGACCGGTTCCCGGGCTCGACGATGGAGGGCTGGACCTACCAGCGGCCGTTCGAGGTCGTCGACCAGCCGGGGCACGCCTTCTTCGTGGTGCTCGAGGACTACGTCGCGACCGGTGAGGGCACCGGCCTGGTGCACCAGGCGATGGCGTTCGGCGAGGACGACTTCCAGTCCAGCAAGCGGCACGGCATCGAGCTGGTCAACCCGATCGGTCCGAACGGGCACTTCTACGACGACCTCGACGTCGTCGGCGGGATGTTCTTCAAGGACGCCGACAAGGCCGTCCTCGCCGATCTGGAGAGGCGTGGCCTGCTCTTCGGCACCCTTGACCACGAGCACCCCTACCCGCACTGCTGGCGCTGCCACACGCCGCTGATGTACTACGCGACGCCGTCCTGGTACATCCGGACCACCCAGGTCAAGGACGAGTTGCTGCGCGAGAACGAGGGCACCACCTGGTACCCGGAGACGATCAAGTGGGGCCGCTACGGTGACTGGCTGCGCAACAACGTCGACTGGGCGTTGTCGCGGACCCGCTACTGGGGCACCCCGCTGCCGATCTGGATCAACGACGAGACCGGCGACCGGGTGTGCATCGGGTCGCTGGCCGAGCTCGGCGAGCTGGCCGGGCGTGACCTGGCCGACCTCGACCCGCACCGGCCCTACATCGACGAGGTGACCTTCACCAAGCCGGGCGTGCCGGGGACCTACCGGCGGGTGCCGGAGGTGATCGACGCCTGGTACGACTCGGGCTCGATGCCGTTCGCGCAGTGGGGCTACCCGTACGTCGACGGATCGCAGGACGCGTTCGCGCACGCCTACCCGGCCGACTTCATCTGCGAGGCGACCGACCAGACCCGCGGCTGGTTCTACTCGCTGATGGCCGTCGGCACGGTGGTTTTCGACCGGTCGTCGTACCGCAACGTGCTCTGCCTGGGCCACATCCTCGCCGAGGACGGCAAGAAGATGTCCAAGCACCTGGGCAACATCCTCGAGCCGATCCCGCTGATGGATCGCCACGGCGCCGACGCGGTGCGCTGGTTCATGGCCGCTTCCGGCTCGCCGTGGGCGGCCCGCCGGGTGGGGGACACGGCGATCCAGGAGATCGTTCGCAAGGTGCTATTGACGTACTGGAACTCGGCCTCGTTCCTCGCCCTGTACGCGAAGGCGAACGACTGGAGCCCGGAACACACTGATGGCACCCCGGTCGAGCTGCCGCTGGCCGAGCGCCCGGTGCTGGACCGGTGGCTGGTGTCGGAGACCAACGCGCTGGTGCGCGACGTGACCGCAGCGCTGGAGGCGTTCGACTCCCAGCGCGCCGGCCAGTTGCTCGCCGAGTTCGTCGACAACCTGTCCAACTGGTACGTCCGCCGCTCGCGGCGCCGGTTCTGGCGCGGTGACGACTCGGCGCTGCTGACCCTGCACGACACGATGGAGGTGCTGACCCGGCTGATGGCGCCGATGGTGCCGTTCCTCACCGAGCACGTCTGGCAACAGCTGGTCGTGCCGGTGGACCGCGACGCCGCCCCGTCGGTGCACCTGACCACCTGGCCGGTGGCCGACGCTGCGCTGATCGACGAGACGCTGGACGAGGCGATGGGCCTGGCCCGGCGGGTGGTCGAGCTCGGTCGTGGGGCCCGGGCCGAGGCCAAGGTGAAGATCCGTCAGCCGCTGTCCCGGCTGCTGATCGCCGGTGACTCGTACGCCCGGCTCGACGAGGCACTGCGGGCCGAGATCGCCGACGAGCTCAACGTGGCCGACATCGCGTCGTTCGCCTCGGCCGGTGACCTGGTCGACTACTCGGCGAAGGGCAACTTCCGCACCCTCGGCAAGCGCTTCGGCAAGCAGACCCCGCAGGTCGCCGCCGCGATCGCGGCCGCCGACCCGGCCACCCTGCACGACGCGCTGGCCCGCGACGGCAGGGCGACCGTCGACGTCGACGGTGGCATCCAGGTCGGCCCGGACGAGGTGCTGATCACCGAACGGCCCCGCGCGGGCTGGTCGGTGCTGAACGAGCAGGGTGAGACGGTGGCGCTGGATCTGGAACTGACCCCGGAGCTGGTCAAGGCCGGAGTGGCCCGCGACGTGATCCGCGAGGTGCAGGAGGCGCGCAAGACCTCCGGCTTCGAGGTCTCCGACCGGATCACCCTGGTCTGGTCGGTCGACGGGGACGCGGCCGGTGCGGCGCCCACGGCTGGCTCTGCCGGTGCGAAGACCGGGGCGGCGGTGCGGGAGCATGCCGCACTGATCGCCGACGAGGTGCTGGCCGTTGAGATGTCCGAGGGCGCGGTGCCGGCCGGCGGCTTCTCGATCGAGGAGCTGGGACTGCGGTTCACGGTGGCCCGGCGGGGCTGA
- a CDS encoding DUF1707 domain-containing protein: protein MTSDPGSADERPLPRIGDAERQAAVDELSEHFVAGRLDDAEFNQRMDAALQARTLADLTPLFTDLPTLNATAPWAQGSSATPSSIPYVTPGSDYRPAVPQQPSASQLEPGWANALRTIRPIIWPVAIGLIIFTHIPAPILIFAAIILTILSNRALGAHRQRHGELPPGSGPRQLPPGSGPDRPGNGGGNGTGRG from the coding sequence ATGACGAGCGACCCGGGCTCCGCCGACGAGCGTCCCCTCCCCCGCATCGGCGACGCCGAGCGCCAGGCGGCGGTGGACGAGCTATCCGAGCACTTCGTGGCCGGACGGCTCGACGACGCGGAGTTCAACCAGCGCATGGACGCTGCTCTCCAGGCCCGTACGTTGGCGGACCTGACTCCACTGTTCACCGACCTGCCGACGCTGAACGCGACGGCCCCTTGGGCGCAGGGGTCCTCGGCGACACCGTCCTCCATCCCCTATGTCACCCCGGGAAGCGACTATCGCCCGGCTGTGCCCCAACAGCCCTCGGCCTCGCAACTGGAGCCCGGCTGGGCGAACGCGCTGCGTACGATCCGGCCGATCATCTGGCCCGTCGCGATCGGCCTGATCATCTTCACCCACATCCCAGCGCCGATCCTGATCTTCGCAGCCATCATCCTGACGATCCTGAGCAACCGGGCACTGGGGGCGCACCGGCAGCGCCACGGCGAGCTGCCGCCCGGCTCCGGCCCTCGGCAACTGCCGCCCGGCTCCGGTCCGGATCGCCCGGGCAACGGCGGGGGCAACGGCACCGGCCGAGGGTGA
- a CDS encoding GNAT family N-acetyltransferase: protein MSDFHVRFNPDRSRWEALLDGDEIGFLDYQVNCGIVEMSRTVVDPAGTGQPTEAVLTGLIRAGLEQAREDGLTVRTSSSEVEEFLAEHGDIAEDPDDHRESEDDEHREDGSDLV, encoded by the coding sequence ATGTCCGACTTTCACGTCCGCTTCAACCCGGACCGATCCCGCTGGGAGGCCCTGCTGGACGGGGACGAGATCGGGTTCCTCGACTACCAGGTCAACTGCGGGATCGTCGAGATGTCCCGCACCGTCGTCGACCCCGCCGGGACCGGGCAACCGACCGAGGCCGTGCTGACCGGGCTGATCCGTGCCGGTCTGGAGCAGGCGCGCGAGGACGGGCTGACCGTGCGGACCAGCAGCTCTGAGGTGGAGGAGTTCCTCGCGGAGCACGGCGATATCGCGGAGGATCCCGACGACCACCGGGAGAGCGAGGACGACGAGCATCGCGAGGATGGCAGCGACCTGGTCTGA
- a CDS encoding aspartate kinase, translating to MPRIVQKYGGSSVEDAEAIKRVARRVLAAKQAGNEVVVVISAMGDTTDELMDLALQVSPMPKARELDMLLTTGERQSAALLAMALGDLGAEARSYTGSQAGVITTAKHGDARIIDITPGRIEKALGLGNIVIVAGFQGVSQDTKDVTTLGRGASDTTAVALAAALDAAYCEIYSDVDGVFTADPRIVPSARRIPEISYEEMLEMAANGAKILHLRCVEYARREHVPVHVRSSFTDKPGTWVKDLKDVQKGPGMEQALITGIAHERGDAKVTVVGVPDQVGRAAAIFTALAEADINIDIIVQNVSRVDTSRTDISFTLPTKDARKAIATLKSIQESVQFQELLYDDQVGKVSVIGVGMRSHPGVTAKFFKALAQAGVNIGMISTSEIRISVVVDQDDLDTAVRAAHTAFGLDAEGEAVVYAGTGR from the coding sequence ATGCCCCGCATCGTCCAGAAGTACGGCGGATCGTCGGTGGAGGACGCCGAGGCCATCAAGCGCGTGGCTCGTCGGGTCCTGGCCGCCAAGCAGGCGGGCAACGAGGTCGTCGTCGTCATCTCGGCGATGGGCGACACGACCGACGAGCTGATGGACCTCGCCCTACAGGTCTCGCCGATGCCGAAGGCCCGCGAACTGGACATGCTGCTGACCACCGGGGAACGCCAGTCCGCCGCCCTGCTGGCGATGGCGCTGGGTGACCTTGGGGCGGAGGCCCGCTCCTACACCGGTTCGCAGGCCGGCGTCATCACCACCGCCAAGCACGGCGATGCCCGGATCATCGACATCACCCCCGGCCGGATCGAGAAGGCGCTCGGGCTCGGCAACATCGTCATCGTCGCCGGCTTCCAGGGCGTCTCCCAGGACACCAAGGACGTCACCACACTCGGCCGGGGCGCCTCCGACACCACCGCCGTCGCCCTCGCCGCGGCGCTCGACGCCGCCTACTGCGAGATCTACTCCGATGTCGACGGCGTCTTCACCGCCGACCCCCGGATCGTCCCCAGCGCCCGGCGGATCCCGGAGATCTCCTACGAGGAGATGCTGGAGATGGCCGCCAACGGCGCCAAGATCCTCCACCTGCGCTGTGTGGAATACGCACGTCGCGAACATGTCCCGGTGCACGTACGCTCGTCGTTCACGGACAAGCCCGGTACGTGGGTCAAGGATCTGAAAGACGTCCAGAAAGGACCAGGCATGGAACAGGCACTGATCACCGGCATCGCCCACGAGCGCGGCGATGCGAAGGTCACCGTGGTCGGCGTCCCCGACCAGGTCGGCCGGGCCGCGGCCATCTTCACCGCCCTGGCCGAGGCCGACATCAACATCGACATCATCGTCCAGAACGTGTCGCGGGTGGACACCTCCCGTACCGACATCTCTTTCACCCTGCCGACGAAGGACGCCCGCAAGGCGATCGCGACGCTGAAGTCGATCCAGGAGTCCGTGCAGTTCCAGGAGTTGCTGTACGACGACCAGGTCGGCAAGGTGTCGGTCATCGGCGTCGGTATGCGCTCGCACCCGGGCGTCACGGCGAAGTTCTTCAAGGCGCTGGCCCAGGCCGGCGTCAACATCGGGATGATCTCGACCTCCGAGATCCGCATCTCGGTCGTCGTCGACCAGGACGACCTCGACACCGCCGTCCGGGCCGCACACACCGCGTTCGGACTGGACGCCGAGGGCGAGGCCGTGGTCTACGCCGGCACCGGCCGCTGA